The following are encoded together in the Erpetoichthys calabaricus chromosome 16, fErpCal1.3, whole genome shotgun sequence genome:
- the ccdc32 gene encoding coiled-coil domain-containing protein 32 encodes MIDSFDSCGVQSSGDLWAQICSTLPSTNNDAGSTEEVFTDSFQPEPILSVCEGQVENGHPQTSTSMASFNMFQNTWAPMPDSEVYIASLENRLRRIKGQTQEVTSQGMLRTLSQAKKECWDRFLHEAEESHLYQEGNDLDQSALEQLRRWLQPEKVAISAEELQALLQPEPPHLCFEHLEQNDQKEEGGETDKEESQVAEK; translated from the exons atgattgaCAGCTTTGACTCTTGTGGTGTGCAGTCCAGCGGGGACCTGTGGGCCCAAATCTGCTCCACCTTACCTAGCACAAATAATGATGCAGGCTCTACGGAGGAGGTGTTTACAGACTCTTTTCAACCTGAGCCTATCCTTTCAGTGTGTGAAGGCCAAGTAGAAAATGGGCACCCACAAACCAGTACAAGTATGGCTTCGTTTAATATGTTTCAGAATACTTGGGCCCCCATGCCTGATTCAGAGGTGTACATTGCGAGCTTAG aaaATCGTCTCCGAAGGATTAAAGGTCAGACACAAGAAGTGACTTCGCAAGGTATGCTCAGAACATTGTCCCAGGCCAAAAAAGAATGCTGGGACAGGTTCCTCCATGAAGCAGAGGAGTCGCATCTCTACCAAGAAGGAAATGATTTGGACCAAAG TGCTCTGGAACAACTGAGAAGATGGCTACAGCCTGAGAAGGTGGCCATCAGTGCAGAAGAATTGCAGGCTCTCCTTCAACCAGAGCCACCTCATTTATGTTTTGAACACCTGGAGCAAAATGACCAAAAGGAGGAAGGAGGGGAAACAGATAAAGAAGAGAGCCAGGTGGCTGAGAAATGA